A single region of the Pontibacter kalidii genome encodes:
- a CDS encoding dienelactone hydrolase family protein, with product MANYTFNESVRLELGDVALIGDLVIPENAFGLIIFSHGSGSSRLSSRNRFVAGHLQRSGFATLLFDLLTEEEDREYSNRFDIPKLTRRLIDTTYWVQKDPRTKDLNIAFFGASTGAASAIGAAAAVGPDIIKAVVSRGGRPDLADTVLPDLMSPTLLIVGGRDEAVLEMNIQAQNQMQCIKDVEIVPDATHLFEEPGALEMVAQLATDWFRKYVKPGKQQPLHQDRP from the coding sequence ATGGCAAACTACACATTTAACGAGAGCGTCCGCCTGGAGCTGGGGGACGTGGCGCTTATCGGCGATCTGGTTATCCCGGAAAATGCCTTTGGACTGATCATCTTCTCACACGGCAGTGGCAGCAGCCGCCTCAGCAGCCGCAACCGCTTTGTGGCCGGGCACCTGCAGCGTTCGGGTTTCGCCACCCTGCTTTTCGATTTGCTCACTGAGGAGGAAGACCGGGAGTACAGCAACCGGTTTGATATTCCCAAACTCACCCGACGCCTGATAGACACCACGTACTGGGTGCAGAAAGATCCCCGCACAAAAGATTTAAATATCGCCTTCTTTGGAGCGAGCACCGGTGCCGCGTCCGCCATTGGAGCTGCCGCAGCCGTGGGCCCCGACATCATAAAAGCCGTGGTAAGCCGTGGCGGGCGGCCCGACCTGGCCGACACCGTTTTACCCGACCTGATGTCACCTACATTGCTGATCGTGGGCGGCAGGGACGAAGCCGTGTTGGAAATGAATATACAGGCGCAGAACCAGATGCAGTGTATTAAAGATGTAGAGATTGTGCCCGATGCCACCCACCTGTTCGAGGAACCGGGTGCCCTGGAAATGGTGGCCCAGCTTGCCACCGACTGGTTCCGCAAGTATGTGAAGCCCGGCAAGCAGCAGCCCCTGCATCAGGACAGGCCTTAG